Proteins from a genomic interval of Pantoea deleyi:
- a CDS encoding putative quinol monooxygenase, with amino-acid sequence MLTVVAELCVKPGRRQAVLDAVKKLIPQVLAEEGCHQYDALLDHQAQVPWKQNSPDSIFMLEQWETLRHLEQHQQMPHMDAHRAIIKDDVVDVKILVLEPST; translated from the coding sequence ATGTTAACAGTCGTTGCTGAACTTTGTGTTAAACCCGGTCGCCGTCAGGCTGTGCTGGATGCGGTGAAAAAGCTGATCCCGCAGGTCTTAGCGGAAGAGGGATGCCATCAGTATGACGCGCTGCTGGACCATCAGGCACAGGTGCCGTGGAAGCAGAACTCGCCAGACTCCATTTTTATGCTGGAACAGTGGGAAACGCTGCGCCATCTGGAGCAGCATCAGCAGATGCCGCACATGGATGCGCATCGCGCCATCATCAAAGATGACGTGGTGGACGTGAAAATTCTGGTGCTGGAACCCAGCACCTGA
- a CDS encoding transporter substrate-binding domain-containing protein: MAPSTGKLTLKNSKMKKIIFSLLLVSGAVQAQSHLDTILTTKTLKVCTTGDYKPYSYLRPDGQYEGLDISMANALATSLGAKVEWVPTSWKSLMPDFLARQCDIAVGGISVTLKRQQTAWFARPLDVDGKIPLVRCADKARYQTLAQLNQPGVRLIEPAGGTNEAFAHSHLPNAALTLFHDNVTIFQQLVENKADVMITDASEARYQQQRYPSLCAINPDKPLQYGEKAYMIPRDDISWKLYVDQWLHLSTATGEYGEIARQWMGAKS, from the coding sequence ATGGCACCATCGACGGGCAAACTCACTCTGAAAAACTCAAAAATGAAAAAAATTATCTTCTCATTGCTGCTGGTCAGCGGGGCCGTCCAGGCTCAGTCGCATCTCGATACTATTCTCACCACGAAAACGCTGAAGGTCTGCACGACCGGGGATTACAAACCTTACAGCTATCTGCGGCCCGATGGTCAGTATGAAGGGCTGGATATCAGTATGGCGAACGCGCTGGCGACCTCGCTTGGCGCAAAAGTGGAGTGGGTGCCGACCAGCTGGAAAAGCCTGATGCCGGACTTCCTGGCCAGGCAGTGCGACATCGCTGTTGGCGGCATCTCCGTGACGCTGAAACGTCAGCAGACCGCCTGGTTCGCCCGGCCGCTGGACGTGGACGGCAAAATCCCGCTGGTGCGCTGTGCCGATAAGGCCCGTTATCAGACCCTGGCGCAGCTCAATCAGCCCGGCGTGCGGCTGATTGAACCGGCTGGCGGCACCAACGAAGCCTTTGCGCACAGCCATCTGCCCAACGCCGCGCTGACGCTGTTCCACGATAACGTCACCATCTTCCAGCAGCTGGTGGAGAACAAGGCGGATGTGATGATCACCGATGCCTCTGAGGCGCGCTATCAGCAGCAGCGCTATCCGTCGCTGTGTGCGATCAACCCCGATAAACCGCTGCAGTATGGCGAGAAGGCGTACATGATCCCGCGTGACGACATCAGCTGGAAACTCTATGTCGATCAGTGGCTGCACCTCAGCACCGCCACCGGCGAATATGGCGAGATTGCCCGACAGTGGATGGGGGCTAAGTCCTGA
- the parE gene encoding DNA topoisomerase IV subunit B — MSQSNYNADAIEVLTGLEPVRRRPGMYTDTTRPNHLGQEVIDNSVDEALGGHAKRVEVILHADQSLEVIDDGRGMPVDIHPEEGVPAVELILCRLHAGGKFSNKNYQFSGGLHGVGISVVNALSRRVEVTVRRNGEIYDMAFENGDKVQDLTVTGTVAKRNTGTRVHFWPDERFFDSPRFSVSRLSHLLKAKAVLCPGVEIVFKDKLNNTEQTWCYQDGLTDYLSEAVNGLPTLPEKPFVGSFAGDVEAVDWALLWLPEGGELLTESYVNLIPTMQGGTHVNGLRQGLLDAMREFCEYRNILPRGVKLSAEDIWDRCAYVLSVKMQDPQFAGQTKERLSSRQCAAFVSGVVKDAFSLWLNQNIQTAELLAELAISSAQRRMRAAKKVVRKKLTSGPALPGKLADCTAQDLNKTELFLVEGDSAGGSAKQARDREYQAIMPLKGKILNTWEVSSDEVLASQEVHDISVAIGIDPDSEDLSQLRYGKICILADADSDGLHIATLLCALFVKHFRSLVVGGHVYVAMPPLYRIDLGKEVYYALDEDEKEGVLEQLKRKKGKPNVQRFKGLGEMNPMQLRETTLDPNTRRLVQLTISDEDVDQTLRIMDMLLAKKRSEDRRNWLQEKGDTADIEV; from the coding sequence GTCGCTGGAAGTTATTGATGATGGTCGCGGCATGCCGGTGGATATTCACCCGGAAGAGGGCGTGCCTGCGGTCGAACTGATCCTGTGCCGTCTGCACGCGGGCGGCAAGTTCTCCAATAAAAACTATCAGTTCTCAGGCGGCCTGCACGGTGTCGGGATCTCCGTGGTTAACGCCCTCTCCAGACGTGTCGAAGTTACGGTGCGCCGTAACGGCGAAATCTATGACATGGCGTTTGAAAATGGCGACAAGGTGCAGGATCTCACCGTCACCGGCACCGTGGCGAAACGCAACACCGGCACCCGTGTGCATTTCTGGCCGGATGAGCGTTTCTTCGACAGCCCGCGCTTCTCCGTGTCGCGCCTGTCGCACCTGCTGAAAGCCAAAGCGGTGCTCTGTCCCGGCGTGGAGATTGTCTTTAAAGACAAGCTGAACAATACCGAACAGACCTGGTGCTACCAGGATGGTCTGACCGACTATCTCTCCGAAGCCGTGAATGGCCTGCCGACGCTGCCGGAAAAACCCTTTGTCGGCAGCTTTGCCGGGGATGTGGAAGCGGTAGACTGGGCGCTGCTGTGGCTGCCGGAAGGCGGCGAGCTGCTGACCGAAAGCTACGTGAACCTGATCCCGACCATGCAGGGCGGTACCCACGTCAACGGTCTGCGTCAGGGGCTGCTGGATGCAATGCGCGAGTTCTGCGAATACCGCAACATTCTGCCGCGCGGCGTAAAACTCTCTGCGGAAGATATCTGGGATCGCTGCGCCTATGTGCTGTCGGTGAAGATGCAGGATCCGCAGTTTGCCGGACAGACCAAAGAGCGCCTCTCTTCACGTCAGTGCGCCGCCTTTGTCTCTGGTGTAGTAAAAGATGCTTTCAGCCTGTGGCTGAACCAGAATATCCAGACCGCAGAACTGCTGGCGGAACTGGCGATCTCCAGCGCCCAGCGGCGTATGCGGGCCGCCAAAAAGGTGGTGCGTAAAAAGCTCACCAGCGGGCCGGCGCTGCCGGGCAAGCTGGCGGACTGTACCGCGCAGGATCTGAATAAAACAGAACTCTTCCTGGTGGAAGGGGACTCTGCAGGCGGCTCGGCCAAACAGGCGCGCGATCGCGAATATCAGGCGATCATGCCGCTGAAAGGCAAGATCCTGAACACCTGGGAAGTCTCGTCCGACGAAGTGCTGGCGTCGCAGGAAGTGCACGATATCTCGGTAGCGATCGGCATCGATCCGGACAGCGAAGATCTGTCGCAGCTGCGCTACGGGAAGATCTGCATCCTGGCGGATGCGGACTCGGATGGTCTGCACATTGCCACGCTGCTCTGTGCGCTGTTCGTGAAGCATTTCCGTTCGCTGGTGGTGGGCGGACACGTCTACGTCGCGATGCCGCCGCTCTACCGTATCGACCTCGGCAAAGAGGTCTACTACGCGCTGGATGAAGATGAGAAAGAGGGCGTGCTGGAGCAGCTGAAGCGCAAGAAGGGCAAACCTAACGTTCAGCGCTTTAAAGGGCTGGGCGAGATGAACCCGATGCAGCTGCGCGAAACCACGCTGGATCCGAATACCCGTCGCCTGGTGCAGCTGACGATCAGCGATGAAGATGTCGATCAGACGCTGCGCATCATGGATATGCTGCTGGCGAAAAAGCGGTCCGAAGACCGGCGCAACTGGCTGCAGGAAAAGGGCGATACCGCCGATATCGAAGTGTAA
- the dkgA gene encoding 2,5-didehydrogluconate reductase DkgA, whose translation MADQPIIKLRDGNMMPQLGLGVWQASIEDARHAVLKALEVGYRSIDTAAAYKNEEAIGQALQETDVPREEIFVTTKLWNDDQQNVQQAMETSLEKLRLDQVDLYLMHWPCPEKDHYVDAWKKMIELQQQGLTKSIGVCNFHEAHLKRLLDETGVTPVVNQIELHPMLQQRTLHAWNALHQIQTESWSPLAQGGKGVFDQEIIKSLAKKYGKTPAQIVIRWHLDSGLVVIPKSVTPARIEENFKVFDFRLDKHEVSDIAKLDSGNRLGPDPETFN comes from the coding sequence ATGGCAGACCAGCCCATTATCAAACTGCGCGATGGCAACATGATGCCGCAACTGGGACTCGGCGTGTGGCAGGCCAGCATCGAAGATGCCCGCCATGCGGTGCTGAAAGCGCTTGAGGTCGGCTATCGCTCAATCGATACTGCCGCCGCCTACAAAAACGAAGAGGCAATTGGTCAGGCACTGCAGGAGACCGACGTGCCGCGTGAAGAGATTTTCGTGACCACCAAACTCTGGAACGACGATCAGCAGAACGTTCAGCAGGCGATGGAGACCAGCCTGGAGAAGCTCAGGCTGGATCAGGTGGATCTCTATCTGATGCACTGGCCGTGCCCGGAAAAAGATCACTACGTTGATGCCTGGAAGAAGATGATTGAACTGCAGCAACAGGGGCTGACCAAAAGCATCGGCGTCTGTAACTTCCACGAGGCGCACCTGAAGCGACTGCTGGATGAAACCGGTGTGACGCCGGTCGTGAACCAGATTGAGCTGCACCCGATGCTGCAGCAGCGCACCCTGCACGCCTGGAACGCGCTGCATCAGATCCAGACCGAATCCTGGAGTCCGCTGGCGCAGGGCGGTAAAGGGGTCTTCGATCAGGAGATCATCAAATCGCTGGCGAAGAAGTATGGCAAAACCCCGGCGCAGATCGTGATCCGCTGGCATCTGGACAGCGGCCTGGTGGTGATTCCGAAGTCCGTGACGCCAGCGCGTATCGAAGAGAACTTTAAAGTCTTCGATTTCCGTCTGGATAAGCATGAAGTGAGTGATATTGCGAAGCTGGACAGCGGCAACCGTCTGGGACCCGATCCGGAAACGTTTAACTGA
- the parC gene encoding DNA topoisomerase IV subunit A, translating into MSELTQDGAERLALHTFTENAYLKYSMYVIMDRALPYIGDGLKPVQRRIVYAMSELGLNASAKFKKSARTVGDVLGKYHPHGDSACYEAMVLMAQPFSYRYPLVDGQGNWGAPDDPKSFAAMRYTESRLSKYAELLLGELGQGTVDYQLNFDGTLQEPKMLPARLPNILLNGTTGIAVGMATDIPPHNLREVAQAAIALIDSPKTTLDQLLDIVQGPDYPTEAEIITPRDEIRKLYQSGRGSIRQRAVWKKEEGEVVITALPYQVSGARVLEQIASQMRNKKLPMVEDLRDESDHENPTRLVIVPRSNRVDLDQVMNHLFATTDLEKSYRVNLNMIGLDNRPAVKNLHEILTEWLVFRRETVKRRLNYRLERVLRRLHILEGLLVAFLNIDEVIEIIRTEDEPKPVLMSRFGISETQAESILELKLRHLARLEEMKIRGEQADLEKERDQLQATLASERKMNTLLKKELQADSASYGDDRRSPLCERDEAKALSETELVPSEPVTIVLSQMGWVRSAKGHDIDPAGLSYKAGDSYLAAARGKSNQPVAFIDSTGRSYTLDPTSLPSARGQGEPLTGKLTPPPGAVVEQVLMEPDDQRLLMASDAGYGFICTFSDLVSRNRAGKALLTLPENARVMTPMAVHHEDDMLLAITQAGRMLMFPVGELPQMSKGKGNKIISIPSAEAAAGQDKLAWLMILPPGSAITLHVGKRKMLLRSEELQKFRADRGRRGTLLPRGLQKIDRVELDAPARPASPDSEA; encoded by the coding sequence ATGAGCGAACTGACTCAGGATGGTGCAGAGCGTCTTGCCCTGCATACATTCACCGAGAATGCGTACCTGAAATATTCGATGTACGTCATCATGGACCGCGCGCTGCCCTATATTGGTGACGGATTAAAGCCGGTTCAGCGACGTATCGTCTACGCCATGTCCGAGCTGGGGCTTAACGCCAGCGCAAAATTCAAGAAATCGGCGCGTACCGTGGGTGACGTGCTGGGTAAATACCATCCGCACGGCGACAGTGCCTGCTACGAAGCGATGGTGCTGATGGCGCAGCCGTTCTCCTACCGTTATCCGCTGGTCGACGGCCAGGGAAACTGGGGGGCACCGGACGATCCCAAGTCATTCGCGGCGATGCGTTATACCGAATCCCGTCTGTCAAAATATGCCGAGCTGCTGCTGGGTGAACTGGGTCAGGGCACGGTCGACTATCAGCTGAACTTCGACGGCACCCTGCAGGAGCCGAAGATGCTGCCGGCGCGCCTGCCCAACATCCTGCTGAACGGCACCACGGGGATTGCCGTGGGGATGGCGACCGACATTCCGCCGCACAACCTGCGCGAAGTGGCGCAGGCGGCCATTGCGCTGATCGACTCGCCCAAAACCACGCTGGATCAGCTGCTCGATATCGTTCAGGGGCCGGACTACCCGACCGAGGCGGAGATCATTACGCCGCGCGACGAAATCCGCAAACTCTACCAGAGCGGCCGCGGCTCGATCCGTCAGCGTGCGGTCTGGAAAAAAGAAGAGGGCGAGGTGGTCATCACCGCGCTGCCTTATCAGGTGTCGGGCGCGCGCGTGCTGGAGCAGATTGCCAGCCAGATGCGCAATAAAAAGCTGCCGATGGTCGAGGATCTGCGCGATGAGTCGGATCATGAGAACCCGACCCGTCTGGTGATCGTGCCGCGCTCCAACCGCGTCGATCTCGATCAGGTGATGAATCATCTGTTCGCCACCACCGATCTGGAGAAGAGTTACCGCGTTAACCTCAACATGATCGGGCTGGATAACCGTCCGGCGGTGAAAAATCTGCATGAGATCCTGACCGAATGGCTGGTGTTCCGCCGTGAAACGGTTAAACGCCGTCTTAACTACCGGCTGGAACGCGTGCTGCGCCGCCTGCATATCCTGGAAGGCTTGCTGGTCGCGTTCCTGAATATCGATGAGGTGATCGAGATTATCCGGACCGAGGATGAGCCGAAGCCGGTGCTGATGTCGCGCTTTGGTATCAGCGAAACCCAGGCCGAATCGATCCTCGAACTGAAGCTGCGCCACCTGGCCAGACTGGAAGAGATGAAGATCCGCGGCGAGCAGGCGGATCTGGAAAAAGAGCGCGATCAGCTGCAGGCGACGCTGGCCTCTGAACGCAAGATGAACACCCTGCTGAAGAAAGAGCTGCAGGCTGACAGCGCCAGCTACGGCGACGATCGTCGTTCGCCGCTCTGCGAGCGCGACGAAGCTAAAGCCCTGAGCGAAACGGAGCTGGTGCCGTCTGAACCGGTCACCATTGTGCTCTCCCAGATGGGCTGGGTGCGCAGCGCCAAAGGGCACGATATCGATCCGGCCGGGCTCAGCTACAAGGCGGGCGACAGCTATCTGGCGGCCGCACGCGGCAAGAGCAATCAGCCGGTGGCGTTTATTGACTCCACCGGCCGCAGCTACACGCTGGATCCGACCTCGCTGCCGTCAGCGCGCGGGCAGGGCGAGCCGCTGACCGGCAAACTGACGCCACCGCCGGGTGCGGTGGTCGAGCAGGTGCTGATGGAGCCGGACGACCAGCGTCTGCTGATGGCCTCCGATGCGGGTTACGGCTTTATCTGTACCTTCAGCGATCTGGTGTCGCGCAACCGCGCCGGTAAGGCGCTGCTGACGCTGCCGGAAAATGCCCGCGTGATGACACCGATGGCGGTGCATCATGAAGATGACATGCTGCTGGCGATTACGCAGGCGGGACGGATGCTGATGTTCCCGGTCGGCGAGCTGCCGCAGATGTCGAAAGGCAAGGGCAACAAAATCATCTCGATCCCGTCGGCGGAAGCGGCGGCCGGTCAGGATAAACTGGCCTGGCTGATGATCCTGCCACCGGGCAGCGCCATCACGCTCCATGTCGGCAAACGTAAAATGTTGCTGCGCAGTGAAGAACTCCAGAAATTCCGCGCCGATCGCGGACGCCGTGGCACGCTGCTGCCGCGCGGTCTGCAGAAAATCGATCGTGTCGAACTGGATGCGCCTGCGCGTCCGGCAAGCCCGGATAGCGAAGCGTAA
- a CDS encoding LysR substrate-binding domain-containing protein → MKITLEELRAWVAVVDSGSITAAAAQLAQTSSGISRALSRLESKLQTTLLHRTTRRLALTEEGQVFLAHARQILASVEQAEEQIAQRREVPSGRLRVNAATPFMLHVIVPLVEAFRARYPLIQLELNTDDILIDLLEQQTDVAIRIGELRDSTLHARMLGSSAIRLMASPAYLAKAGTPQSVADLARHQTIGFSYPETLNVWPLWQSEGNFMRFRPTIAASSGETIRQLALAGQGIARLSDFVSRDDCVAGRLVPVLPAETRDLRLPVHAVYYRNTTLSSRIACFVDFLRSEIDRRQLL, encoded by the coding sequence GTGAAAATTACGCTGGAAGAGTTACGCGCCTGGGTCGCGGTGGTGGACAGCGGATCGATTACGGCCGCTGCCGCGCAGCTGGCGCAGACCAGTTCGGGCATCAGCCGCGCCCTGTCCCGGCTGGAGAGCAAGCTGCAGACGACGCTGCTGCATCGCACCACCCGGCGGCTGGCGCTGACGGAAGAGGGGCAGGTGTTTCTGGCGCATGCGCGGCAGATCCTGGCCTCGGTTGAGCAGGCGGAAGAGCAGATCGCCCAGCGACGGGAGGTGCCCTCCGGGCGGCTGCGGGTCAACGCCGCCACCCCCTTTATGCTGCATGTGATCGTGCCGCTGGTGGAGGCGTTCCGCGCCCGTTATCCGCTGATCCAGCTTGAACTCAACACCGACGATATCCTGATCGATCTGCTGGAGCAGCAGACCGACGTCGCCATTCGCATCGGCGAACTGCGCGACTCCACGCTGCACGCCCGGATGCTGGGCAGCAGTGCGATCCGGCTGATGGCCAGTCCGGCCTATCTGGCGAAGGCGGGCACTCCGCAGAGCGTGGCGGATCTGGCCCGGCATCAGACCATCGGTTTCAGTTACCCCGAAACCCTTAACGTCTGGCCCCTCTGGCAGTCGGAAGGCAATTTTATGCGCTTCAGACCGACGATCGCGGCCTCCAGCGGCGAAACCATCCGACAGCTGGCGCTGGCGGGACAGGGGATCGCGCGCCTCTCCGACTTCGTCAGCCGGGACGATTGTGTGGCCGGGCGGCTGGTGCCGGTGCTGCCGGCTGAGACCCGCGATCTGCGGTTGCCGGTTCATGCGGTTTACTACCGTAACACCACGCTCTCATCACGCATCGCCTGCTTCGTGGACTTTCTCCGCAGCGAGATCGATCGGCGTCAGCTGCTCTGA
- the ftsP gene encoding cell division protein FtsP: MSFSRRQFIQLSAGVALSATVMPRAAQAASSASGDTPLPVPPLLESRRGQPLFLTMQRSHWSFNGDNNKVPVWGINGLYLGPTVRVYSGDDVKLIYSNRLNEPVSMTVSGLQLPGALMGGAPRMMSAGVDWSPVLPIRQAAATCWYHANTPNRMAPHIYNGLAGMWLVEDDVSKQLPLPKHYGVDDFPIIIQDKRLDNFATPVYDPPQDGGFLGDTLLVNGVRNPFVEVSRGWVRLRLLNASNARRYEMVLSDNRPFMVIASDQGYLPAPVAVQRLSLAPGERREVLVDMSQGDEVSITAGTAAGIMDRLRGFFEPSSILTSTLILTLRPTGLLPLVTDNLPMRLLADQILDGAAVRTREFRIGDSMPGINGAVWDMNRIDTSTQQGTFERWILHADRPQSLHIQGVMFLIKSVNGAQPMGEDRGWKDTVWVDGSVELLVSFPQSSSDHFPFVYYSQTLELADRGTAGQLVVQPTT; the protein is encoded by the coding sequence ATGTCTTTCAGCAGACGTCAGTTCATCCAGCTTTCTGCTGGCGTGGCACTCAGCGCCACGGTTATGCCTCGTGCGGCCCAGGCCGCCTCCTCCGCCAGTGGCGACACGCCGCTTCCCGTTCCGCCGTTGCTGGAGTCCCGTCGCGGCCAGCCGCTGTTTCTCACGATGCAGCGCAGCCACTGGTCGTTCAACGGCGATAACAACAAGGTGCCGGTGTGGGGGATCAATGGCCTCTATCTTGGCCCCACCGTCCGGGTCTACAGCGGCGATGACGTAAAGCTCATCTACAGCAACCGGCTGAATGAGCCGGTTTCCATGACCGTCAGCGGCCTGCAGCTGCCGGGTGCGCTGATGGGCGGCGCGCCGCGTATGATGTCGGCGGGCGTGGACTGGTCTCCGGTGCTGCCGATTCGTCAGGCGGCCGCGACCTGCTGGTATCACGCGAACACCCCAAACCGCATGGCGCCACACATCTACAACGGTCTGGCGGGCATGTGGCTGGTGGAAGACGATGTCAGCAAACAGCTGCCGCTGCCGAAACACTACGGCGTGGATGACTTCCCGATCATCATTCAGGACAAGCGCCTCGATAACTTTGCGACCCCGGTGTATGACCCGCCGCAGGATGGCGGCTTCCTGGGGGACACGCTGCTGGTCAATGGCGTGCGCAACCCGTTTGTGGAGGTGTCGCGCGGCTGGGTTCGTCTGCGTCTGCTGAACGCGTCGAATGCGCGCCGCTACGAGATGGTGCTCAGCGACAACCGGCCGTTTATGGTCATCGCCAGCGATCAGGGTTATCTGCCTGCGCCGGTGGCGGTGCAGCGTCTCTCTCTGGCGCCGGGCGAACGCCGCGAAGTGCTGGTGGATATGTCGCAGGGCGACGAAGTCTCCATCACCGCCGGCACGGCGGCGGGGATTATGGACCGGCTGCGCGGCTTCTTTGAGCCCTCATCGATTCTGACCTCGACCCTGATCCTGACGCTGCGGCCGACCGGGCTGCTGCCGCTGGTGACCGACAATCTGCCGATGCGGCTGCTGGCCGATCAGATTCTGGATGGCGCCGCGGTGCGCACGCGGGAGTTCCGCATCGGTGACAGCATGCCGGGCATCAACGGCGCGGTGTGGGATATGAACCGCATCGACACCTCGACGCAGCAGGGCACCTTCGAGCGCTGGATCCTGCACGCTGACCGGCCGCAGTCGCTGCATATTCAGGGCGTGATGTTCCTGATCAAAAGCGTCAATGGCGCTCAGCCGATGGGCGAAGATCGCGGCTGGAAAGATACGGTGTGGGTCGATGGCAGCGTAGAGCTGCTGGTGAGCTTCCCGCAGAGTTCGTCTGATCACTTCCCGTTCGTCTATTACAGCCAGACGCTGGAGCTGGCGGATCGCGGAACCGCGGGTCAGCTGGTGGTGCAGCCCACCACATAA
- a CDS encoding AraC family transcriptional regulator, with translation MAHDALCHRLAQQVVTLMTHGHDRLCPVENVSLIYASQYRPRTPMMYQPGIVILFQGSKTGYLGSTTFQYDASKYLMLTVPLPVECETWASPAIPIAGLCLNVDTASLQDLLIEIGDDDQFQPQPLTSGIHSAWLTEPMLCAAERLLDVMTQPRDARVLGPHIVREIIYYVLTGPIGGALLSLVSRQTQFSLIARALRRIENHYAENLSVDALAAEVNMSVSAFHHNFKAVTQTSPLQYLKRYRLHQARLLMLHDGLKASAAAVRVGYESPSQFSREFKRYFGVTPGEEVSRVRQTVADPSA, from the coding sequence ATGGCGCACGATGCACTGTGTCACCGGCTGGCACAGCAGGTAGTCACCTTAATGACGCACGGTCATGACCGTCTCTGTCCGGTTGAAAATGTGTCGCTGATTTATGCCAGTCAGTATCGGCCGCGCACGCCGATGATGTATCAGCCCGGCATCGTGATCCTGTTTCAGGGCAGCAAAACCGGCTACCTCGGCAGCACCACCTTCCAGTATGACGCCAGCAAATACCTGATGCTGACCGTGCCGCTGCCGGTGGAGTGCGAAACCTGGGCCTCGCCAGCGATCCCGATCGCCGGGCTTTGTCTGAACGTCGATACCGCCAGCCTGCAGGATCTGCTGATCGAAATCGGCGATGATGATCAGTTTCAGCCGCAGCCGCTCACCTCCGGTATTCACTCGGCGTGGCTGACGGAACCGATGCTGTGCGCCGCCGAACGCCTGCTCGACGTGATGACCCAGCCGCGCGATGCGCGGGTGCTGGGGCCGCACATCGTCCGGGAGATTATCTACTACGTGCTGACCGGCCCGATCGGCGGGGCGCTGCTCTCGCTGGTGAGCCGACAGACCCAGTTCAGCCTGATCGCGCGTGCGCTGCGACGGATTGAGAATCACTACGCGGAGAACCTCAGCGTGGATGCGCTGGCGGCCGAAGTGAACATGAGCGTGTCCGCCTTTCATCACAACTTCAAAGCGGTCACGCAGACCTCGCCGCTGCAGTATCTCAAGCGCTATCGCCTGCATCAGGCGCGCCTGCTGATGCTGCATGACGGACTCAAGGCGAGTGCGGCGGCGGTGCGGGTCGGCTATGAAAGCCCCTCACAGTTTTCGCGGGAGTTTAAGCGCTATTTTGGCGTGACGCCGGGGGAGGAGGTGAGTCGGGTCAGGCAGACCGTCGCGGATCCATCCGCCTGA
- a CDS encoding 1-acylglycerol-3-phosphate O-acyltransferase: protein MLLILRTIIVVTYSIVVCVFGCIWCLFSPRDPRHVARFGHLFGKLSTVFGLKVELRKPEGAEKYGNAIYIANHQNNYDMVTAAKIVQPSTVTVGKKSLLWVPFFGLLYWLTGNLLIDRDDRAKARGTIGELVDQFNRKRISIWMFPEGTRSRGRGLLPFKTGAFHAAVAAGVPIIPIVVSNTHGKVNLNRLKNGLVIVEMLPPVDVKAFESSSVRKLATHCRELMAAKLEELNAEVAEREKNGKI from the coding sequence ATGTTACTGATTCTGCGTACCATTATCGTCGTCACCTACTCGATCGTCGTCTGTGTCTTTGGCTGTATCTGGTGTCTTTTCTCGCCGCGCGACCCGCGTCACGTCGCCCGTTTTGGTCATCTGTTTGGCAAGCTGTCGACGGTGTTCGGTCTGAAAGTGGAGCTGCGCAAGCCGGAAGGCGCGGAGAAGTATGGCAACGCGATCTACATTGCGAACCATCAGAACAACTATGACATGGTGACCGCGGCTAAGATTGTGCAGCCGTCGACGGTGACGGTGGGTAAAAAGAGCCTGCTGTGGGTGCCGTTTTTTGGCCTGCTCTACTGGCTGACCGGTAACCTGCTGATCGACCGCGATGACCGCGCCAAAGCGCGTGGCACCATCGGCGAGCTGGTGGATCAGTTCAATCGCAAGCGCATCTCCATCTGGATGTTCCCGGAAGGGACGCGCAGCCGTGGCCGTGGTCTGCTGCCGTTTAAAACCGGTGCCTTCCATGCGGCGGTGGCGGCGGGCGTGCCGATCATTCCGATTGTCGTCTCCAACACCCACGGTAAGGTCAACCTGAATCGCCTGAAGAACGGGCTGGTGATCGTGGAGATGCTGCCCCCGGTTGACGTAAAAGCTTTTGAATCATCATCGGTGCGTAAGCTGGCTACTCACTGTCGCGAACTGATGGCGGCGAAGCTGGAAGAGCTGAACGCCGAAGTCGCAGAACGCGAAAAAAACGGAAAAATCTGA
- a CDS encoding NAD(P)H-dependent oxidoreductase, giving the protein MSNILIIDGGKTFAHSKGELNHTLTDVAASQLRDMGHTVSVTVADSDYVIADEVQKYLDSDVVIYQMPGWWMGEPWTVKRYIDEVFTEGHGSLYASDGRTRADAAKKYGSGGLLQGKKYMLSLTWNAPLQAFTDPEQFFEGVGVDGLYLHFHKANQFLGMEALPTFICNDVIKAPDVPRDIAAYRTHLSRVFA; this is encoded by the coding sequence ATGAGCAACATTTTAATTATCGATGGCGGCAAAACCTTTGCCCACTCCAAAGGCGAACTGAACCACACCCTGACGGACGTGGCCGCCAGCCAGCTGCGGGACATGGGGCATACCGTTTCGGTCACCGTGGCCGACAGCGACTACGTGATCGCCGATGAAGTGCAGAAGTATCTCGACAGCGACGTCGTGATTTATCAGATGCCCGGCTGGTGGATGGGCGAACCCTGGACGGTGAAGCGCTACATCGATGAAGTCTTTACGGAAGGGCACGGCTCGCTCTACGCCAGCGATGGCCGCACCCGCGCCGATGCCGCGAAGAAGTATGGTTCCGGCGGCCTGTTGCAGGGCAAAAAATATATGCTGTCACTGACCTGGAATGCGCCGCTGCAGGCCTTTACCGATCCGGAGCAGTTCTTTGAAGGCGTGGGCGTCGACGGGCTCTATCTGCACTTCCATAAAGCCAACCAGTTCCTGGGTATGGAAGCACTGCCGACCTTTATCTGTAACGATGTGATCAAAGCGCCGGACGTGCCGCGCGATATTGCAGCTTATCGGACCCATCTGAGCCGCGTTTTTGCGTAA